The DNA window TCAATGCGACGTATGCACAACTGGAGTCAGCGGCTAACGGCGAAGTAGCCGGTTGCCAGGCGGGTGTACCCGCTAAGTATGACGGACTGCGGACCACACTCCGTACGCAGGTGACAAGCTCAATAGCGATGCTGAATTCGCTGCGGGCAACGCTGGGCGATGCGTTGTACAATCAGCTGGCGCTCATGACCTACGTTGGGTATTTTCAGGCACTGGACAACGTCAACGCAATTCAGGCGGCTGACCTGACAGCTTGCCCGGCCATCAAGGACGCTAAAATTGCGGCCGCCAAAACAGCCCGGGATATCGATATCAACATGGTAACTACCAATTACAACGCTCAGGTGACGGATGCGACGGCTGCCCGTTCGAAGGCGGTGGCAAGCTGCCACAACCAGGGTAACGGGGGTTGATTATGTACCCGCCTGAGCACAGCTGTTGGCTATGAAACAACGCCGTTGCTCGGGCTGAACAAAACAGAATAAGCGTACGAACTGCGTGCTGAATGCTGGTGCTGATAGCAACGGAATTCAGCACGCAGTCTCGTTTACTGACCGTTTATCAACCCATTACCCAATGATCCCGGACGTACGTTTACTATACAGTGTAATGACCCGGCGGCTCAGCCGGGTGTGTCTATTGGGAATGCTGAGCGGGGTATTGTCAGGCACGACCGTGCTTGGGCAGGTCAACATATCGGGGAAACCGGGGCTGCTTTACGTGCCCACCGCTACCTTGCTGCCCGACGGTACGTTCCATGCGGGTGTCGCCTATAATCCGGTGAACTATGCGTTTCGCTTTAATCCGGCACTAAACCCGAAGCTAACGACGCGTAACTCGGAAAGTATCTTCTTTGTCAACCTGGTTATGCTGCCCCGGCTTGAACTGAATGTCAATCTGCTGCGACCCAACGGCCCGGTTCAGTACGGGGCGCGCGGGATTGGTGATCGGCAGATCGATATGAAATATGGCGTGCTGACCGAAACTGCCCGCCGACCGTCGGTTGCCGTTATTCTGTCTATCCCGTTCGGTATCGATAACTCACTTATTACCAATGCTATCGTAGCGACGAAGCACGTTTCGCTGTCGTCGGCGATCGAGCTGGAACTGACAGCTGGCTACGCTAGTCCTTACTTTCTTGAACGATCAGACACGCGGAATGATCAGAACTCAACCCTGTTTTCGGGCTTTATTTTTCAGGACAAGCGGGACAAGGCCGCTTACTATCTGGCGGGGCCGATTGCTGGTATCAAAGCCAGCCTGAGCCGAAAAGGGGGATTGATGGCCGAGTGGGATTCGCAGCATATCAACCTGGGTGGGTACGCTACGCTGTTCAGGCACTGGACCGTGCAGGCGGGAGTATTGAATTTTGATCAGCTGACCGTGGGAACGTCCTACGCCTTCTCTCTTTTGCCCACCAAACAGACGACCAGTCATGACAAAGCGCAGTAAGCGTTGGCCCTATCTGCTGCTGTTGCTGGCAACGGTACGGCTGGCGGGTGCTCAAAACACGCCCAACCGAATCATGAGCGCCCTGGAAAACCTGACCGTCGACAGTGCGCAGTACCGTGTCGTGTACGAGCAGCGGCTGTACCGTAATCCCATGACCGCGATGCGGGCCATAAGTCGCACTGCCGTTGCCAACACGGCTACGACGCTGGTTCCGCTTTTTCAGGGCGTATCGATTGCGCAGTATCGTCTGTCGCCCACGTTCAGCACCAGTCTGCTAACCCGCCGGGACCGGATTGCCTACGCCGACGCGGTACCGTTCAACCGGCGGGCCTACAAGCTTGATTTTCGTCTTCAGCCGGAGTTCACGGCTAACTTCGGAAATCGTGACCGGCCGGTGCAGAGCAAAACCAACATCCTGCTGCAAAGCCAGCTTTATCTGCGTCGGGGTCTGGTACTCAACTGGGGTATCGTGTTTCCAATCGTGAATGATCTGGATAATCAGGCGCTGAATGTTCGTCCGGCCCCGATCTTCCTGAACCAGTTCCTGGCGCTTAACCAGGCTGACTTTATGAGTATTTCGGCGGGATTGTTCTACACGGACCGGTACGGCCTGAACGTGCAGTACCGGCACGCAGACCTGCGGTCTCCCTGGTCATTCGGGCTTGAAACCAGCCTGACCGGGTTTTACTTCTTCCCCAAAGACGGCTTTTATTATCAGTCGCCCACGGACCTGCTGCTGCTGGCTGATCTGGCTTACCGCATTGGCCGACATAATGTAACGCTGAAAGTATCGGGCGGGCAGTACCTGTACAATGACCGGGGCGGACGAATTGACTTTATCCGGCAGTTTCCGAATGTTGAGGTGGGCTTTTTTGCGACCAAAACGGGAAATGGCTCGACCGCTGGCTTTAACTTCGCTATCCCTATCCCGCCGGGACGTATTGCGCAGACGAAGCGGGTCAGGCTGCGAAGTACCGAAGAGTTTCGGTGGGAGTATAACTACAGCCGGGGCTACAACATCGGCTCCCGGTACAAAGTGGGCTATCAGCTCGATGCCCTCTTGCGACAGTACCACAACAGTTATCTTAAAAGTCAGTAGCATCAGGGCCGTCCGCACCAGTTTGTGAAAACGCACTACTGGTCGAAACGGGCGGGCCGACATTTCTCCGGCAGCGTAGTACGATTACGAATACCAACACCGTACCTTTGTGGGGCAAGGGTAGCCGACGGTGTGTTTCAGACACGACCGGCCGGTTTTAAAAGGGAATCCCGGTGCAAAACCGGAACAGTCTCCGCTGCTGTAATCTCCACAAACGTAATCAACCCCGTGTGCCACTGTTTCTGCGAAATGGGAAGGCCGTTGGTTACGGAGTAAGTCAGAAGACCTGCCGTTGCTTCATCGATAATGGCTTTCGGAGAAAAGGCCCGTTCATCTGTGCATACAAAAACTGCTCGTTTTTTGCAGCGTAAACCACGCATTGCCGCCTGGTTTGTCTGCCTGTTGTTTGGTCTGTCAACCAGCAGCGTATCCTATACGGTTACCGCAAAGCCCGCACCCAAAAGCGCGGTTCCGGCCCGTCCGCAGGTTGCCATCCGTTACGCCAAAGGCTTTACGATTCGCTACAGCGGCCCCTACAAATTCGTGTCGATCATGAGTCCGTTCGACAAAAGCGTCGATACGGTTCGGTACGTGCTGGTGCCGCGCGGAACGCCCGCGCCGAAAGGTTACGCGGCCAGTCAGGTCATTGATATTCCACTGCGGAGTATCGTCGCTATGTCGTCGATGCACGTAGGGTTGGCGGAATTCCTGGGGGCGGAAGACCTCATCGTCGGTCTGGGTAATC is part of the Spirosoma rhododendri genome and encodes:
- a CDS encoding YjbH domain-containing protein; the protein is MIPDVRLLYSVMTRRLSRVCLLGMLSGVLSGTTVLGQVNISGKPGLLYVPTATLLPDGTFHAGVAYNPVNYAFRFNPALNPKLTTRNSESIFFVNLVMLPRLELNVNLLRPNGPVQYGARGIGDRQIDMKYGVLTETARRPSVAVILSIPFGIDNSLITNAIVATKHVSLSSAIELELTAGYASPYFLERSDTRNDQNSTLFSGFIFQDKRDKAAYYLAGPIAGIKASLSRKGGLMAEWDSQHINLGGYATLFRHWTVQAGVLNFDQLTVGTSYAFSLLPTKQTTSHDKAQ
- a CDS encoding YjbH domain-containing protein → MTKRSKRWPYLLLLLATVRLAGAQNTPNRIMSALENLTVDSAQYRVVYEQRLYRNPMTAMRAISRTAVANTATTLVPLFQGVSIAQYRLSPTFSTSLLTRRDRIAYADAVPFNRRAYKLDFRLQPEFTANFGNRDRPVQSKTNILLQSQLYLRRGLVLNWGIVFPIVNDLDNQALNVRPAPIFLNQFLALNQADFMSISAGLFYTDRYGLNVQYRHADLRSPWSFGLETSLTGFYFFPKDGFYYQSPTDLLLLADLAYRIGRHNVTLKVSGGQYLYNDRGGRIDFIRQFPNVEVGFFATKTGNGSTAGFNFAIPIPPGRIAQTKRVRLRSTEEFRWEYNYSRGYNIGSRYKVGYQLDALLRQYHNSYLKSQ